The following proteins come from a genomic window of Paraburkholderia youngii:
- the xopAG gene encoding XopAG/AvrGf1 family type III secretion system effector — MALLAKTAKYLAGAAGAAYAYDNIANRFFLSTTSLHDGKQGFTSDARLQEAEEKAEANYNEYHAHGCPENVVVARALSWPKLVGENLFVTMVDFRAATKVHMKQLINTKEARDSISLNISCILGDRIKPELLAKHGVVQAPVNFDMTMEDDFYAKNKYSLSGVPNQETGSYGYASRSISNPFIEKGEKHHAQAIVSDRALTPEACMVALQPLLENGESLSPAAQFRAGQALLILRPLYCSPKTWGDAHKVLMPFLEGKGLASSRENQRLGETRPFNQSDMDKGIARRNTSVAGPLLHELNMVIQESICKKDEESMRDLRSKKMREMKYIPVSHFKMNDDCSGFEDSSGLADSFTGYNVSAYINHARLLSGEDRLSKQDVVAIVGCLNAVYDNASSERHTLRETAHGCFVGAGYTVEDAEAFYKNVCKDAALEFYGGEALRAANKTRADGGDR; from the coding sequence ATGGCACTTCTTGCGAAGACCGCCAAATATCTTGCAGGGGCTGCCGGTGCTGCTTATGCCTACGACAACATCGCCAACAGATTCTTTCTTTCAACAACATCACTACATGATGGTAAGCAAGGCTTCACCAGTGACGCTCGCCTGCAGGAGGCTGAGGAAAAAGCTGAGGCTAATTATAACGAATACCATGCTCATGGCTGCCCTGAAAACGTTGTGGTGGCGCGCGCTTTATCATGGCCAAAGCTTGTTGGAGAAAATCTTTTCGTCACGATGGTAGATTTCCGCGCTGCTACCAAAGTTCACATGAAACAATTAATCAATACAAAAGAGGCACGCGATTCCATTTCGCTAAATATATCATGCATTCTTGGTGATCGCATAAAGCCTGAGCTGCTCGCCAAGCATGGAGTTGTTCAGGCTCCAGTTAATTTCGATATGACCATGGAGGATGATTTTTACGCTAAAAACAAATATTCGCTTTCGGGTGTTCCAAACCAAGAAACCGGCTCCTACGGTTATGCATCACGATCAATTTCTAACCCTTTTATTGAGAAGGGCGAAAAGCATCACGCCCAAGCAATCGTCAGTGACCGAGCGTTGACGCCAGAAGCCTGTATGGTTGCATTGCAACCGCTTCTGGAGAATGGCGAATCACTTAGCCCGGCAGCCCAGTTCCGGGCCGGGCAGGCACTGCTGATTCTTAGGCCATTATACTGCAGCCCGAAAACCTGGGGGGATGCTCACAAGGTGCTAATGCCATTTCTCGAGGGAAAAGGCTTGGCATCTTCACGTGAAAATCAGCGTCTTGGTGAAACTAGGCCGTTTAACCAAAGTGACATGGATAAAGGAATTGCCCGGCGTAATACGAGCGTCGCTGGGCCACTTCTCCATGAGCTCAATATGGTGATACAGGAGTCAATTTGTAAAAAAGATGAAGAGTCGATGAGAGATCTTAGGTCAAAAAAAATGCGAGAGATGAAGTATATTCCAGTTAGTCATTTCAAAATGAATGATGACTGCTCCGGTTTCGAGGATTCTTCCGGCTTGGCTGATTCGTTTACTGGATATAATGTTTCGGCATACATCAATCATGCGCGTTTACTAAGTGGCGAGGATAGGCTTTCTAAGCAGGACGTTGTCGCCATAGTCGGATGCCTGAACGCTGTTTACGACAACGCCAGTAGCGAGCGTCACACACTTAGAGAAACTGCGCACGGGTGTTTCGTCGGAGCTGGCTACACAGTGGAGGACGCTGAAGCTTTTTACAAAAATGTATGCAAGGATGCCGCATTGGAGTTTTATGGCGGAGAAGCACTTAGAGCGGCTAACAAAACTCGGGCAGATGGCGGAGACAGATGA
- a CDS encoding IS6 family transposase, whose amino-acid sequence MKKTKTPRTTLAPGLAKVLKRRHYPLEVILLCVRWYVAYSLSLRNLAEMMGERGVAVDHSTVYRWVIKLLPLFERSFRKHKRPVGKSWRMDESYIKIKGEWKYLYRAVDKAGDTVDFLLRARRDKVAARRFFEKAITHNGTPETVTIDKSGSNLAALDAVNADRETPIKVRQIKYLNNIVEQDHRAIKRRTRPMLGVKNFHRARVILGGIEVMHMIRKGQMKSAGKDPSPASQQFYSLVS is encoded by the coding sequence ATGAAGAAGACGAAGACACCGCGAACCACACTCGCGCCGGGCTTGGCCAAGGTCCTGAAGCGCCGTCACTACCCGCTTGAAGTGATTTTGCTGTGCGTGCGATGGTACGTGGCCTATTCGCTGAGTTTGCGCAATCTTGCGGAAATGATGGGCGAGCGTGGTGTCGCGGTGGATCATTCGACGGTGTACCGCTGGGTCATCAAACTGCTGCCGCTCTTCGAAAGGAGCTTCCGCAAGCACAAGCGTCCGGTTGGGAAAAGCTGGCGAATGGACGAGAGCTATATCAAGATCAAAGGTGAGTGGAAATATCTTTACCGGGCAGTGGACAAGGCGGGCGACACGGTCGACTTCCTGCTCAGGGCCAGGCGGGACAAGGTCGCTGCCCGGCGGTTCTTTGAAAAGGCGATCACCCATAATGGTACGCCAGAGACCGTGACCATCGACAAAAGCGGCTCCAATCTGGCCGCACTGGATGCGGTGAATGCCGATCGCGAGACGCCGATCAAGGTCCGTCAGATCAAGTATCTGAACAACATTGTCGAACAGGACCATCGGGCTATCAAACGCCGGACCCGGCCGATGCTGGGAGTCAAGAACTTCCACCGTGCGAGGGTCATTCTCGGCGGCATCGAGGTAATGCACATGATCAGGAAAGGACAGATGAAATCTGCGGGCAAAGACCCGTCGCCTGCTTCCCAGCAGTTTTACTCCCTTGTGTCATAA